One Buchnera aphidicola (Anoecia corni) genomic region harbors:
- the dnaG gene encoding DNA primase, with translation MKKKISKEFINSLLQKTNIVSIIENRIKLIKRGRNYSARCPFHVEKYPSFTVSYEKQFYYCFGCHVHGNVIDFLISYDRKTFIEAIFELASINNVDVSELTIKPLKKVSNFKYVKYYRVMNFVTRVYQKNIFLSCNNKFLKYLINRGIKKKIINLFILGCSSNISYTFLKKIKKNEMLLDCGIFLKNDQKKFLDRFINRIIFPLRDENGQVIGLGSRNINSEFPKYLNSPETIIFKKRKFLYGLYEASYMSSNLPYLIVVEGYIDVITLTQYSIFHSVALLGTSVSNDHLQLLFKKTNNIIYCFDGDRAGRIASWRSLVCSLSFLSDNRSIKFIFIPKEHDPDSLVRKEGKIKFLKRIKKSISLSDFLLYQTLNKKNLNTIDQKIDFIKKIIPLINKIPGKITRFLVKNQLFTILGFSRIKEEHIFFRENSYSKNNIFYLDVKQSNIRILIGLLVQNPYLASIIPDIHNLKIAKIEKIIFFLEIIDICLLYKNINTAQLIELYRGTYKFKALSKLSHIDLMIEEKKISEVFLDLLVKVYNKALEKQYFKLVLKEKTIGLCWIEKNMLWEISKILSGNS, from the coding sequence ATGAAAAAAAAGATATCAAAAGAGTTTATAAACTCATTGTTACAGAAAACAAACATTGTTAGTATAATAGAAAATCGTATAAAATTAATAAAAAGAGGAAGAAATTATAGTGCTAGATGTCCTTTTCATGTTGAAAAGTATCCTTCTTTTACAGTTAGTTATGAAAAACAATTTTATTATTGTTTTGGTTGTCATGTTCATGGAAACGTAATTGATTTTTTAATTTCATATGACAGGAAGACTTTTATAGAGGCTATTTTTGAGTTAGCTAGTATAAATAATGTAGATGTTTCTGAATTAACAATAAAACCCTTAAAAAAAGTTAGTAATTTTAAATATGTTAAATATTATCGAGTTATGAACTTTGTAACAAGAGTATATCAAAAAAACATATTTTTATCTTGTAATAATAAGTTTTTAAAATATTTAATTAATAGAGGAATTAAAAAAAAAATAATTAATTTATTTATTTTAGGTTGTTCTAGTAATATTTCATATACTTTTTTAAAAAAGATAAAAAAAAATGAAATGTTATTAGATTGTGGAATTTTTTTAAAAAATGATCAAAAAAAATTTCTTGATCGATTTATCAACCGTATTATTTTTCCTTTACGAGATGAAAATGGGCAAGTAATAGGTTTAGGAAGTAGAAATATAAATTCTGAATTTCCTAAATATTTAAATTCTCCAGAAACTATAATTTTTAAAAAAAGAAAATTTTTGTATGGTTTATATGAAGCTAGTTATATGAGTTCTAATCTTCCTTACTTAATAGTAGTAGAAGGATATATAGATGTAATTACATTAACTCAGTATAGTATTTTTCATTCAGTAGCATTACTAGGAACTTCTGTTTCAAATGATCATCTTCAATTATTATTTAAAAAAACAAATAACATTATTTATTGTTTTGATGGTGATAGAGCGGGACGAATAGCTTCTTGGAGATCTTTGGTTTGTTCTTTATCTTTTTTGAGCGATAATAGAAGTATTAAATTTATATTTATCCCAAAAGAGCATGACCCTGATTCTTTAGTAAGAAAAGAAGGTAAAATTAAGTTTTTAAAAAGAATAAAAAAATCTATTAGTTTATCTGATTTTTTATTGTATCAAACATTAAATAAAAAAAATTTAAATACTATAGATCAGAAAATTGACTTTATAAAGAAAATTATTCCGTTGATAAATAAAATTCCGGGAAAAATAACACGATTTTTAGTAAAAAATCAGTTATTTACAATTTTAGGGTTTTCTAGAATTAAAGAAGAACATATTTTTTTTAGAGAAAACAGTTATAGTAAAAATAATATTTTTTATTTAGACGTAAAACAATCAAATATACGTATATTAATAGGATTGTTAGTACAAAATCCTTATTTGGCTAGTATAATTCCTGATATTCATAATTTAAAAATTGCAAAAATTGAAAAAATAATATTTTTTTTAGAAATAATAGATATATGTTTGTTATATAAAAATATAAATACTGCTCAATTAATTGAATTATATAGAGGAACATATAAATTTAAAGCATTAAGTAAATTATCTCATATAGATCTTATGATAGAAGAAAAAAAAATATCTGAAGTTTTCTTAGATTTATTAGTTAAAGTATATAATAAAGCATTAGAAAAACAATATTTTAAATTAGTGTTAAAAGAAAAAACAATTGGATTATGTTGGATAGAAAAAAATATGTTATGGGAGATTAGTAAAATTTTATCAGGGAACTCGTAG
- the rpsU gene encoding 30S ribosomal protein S21 yields MPIIKVRENEPFDIALRRFKRLCEKAGVLAEIRRREFYEKPTTQRKRAKASAIKRLSKKLNRENIKRLRMY; encoded by the coding sequence ATGCCAATAATTAAAGTTCGTGAAAATGAACCGTTTGATATAGCTTTAAGAAGATTCAAAAGATTATGTGAAAAAGCTGGTGTTTTAGCAGAAATAAGAAGAAGAGAATTTTATGAAAAACCAACTACACAAAGAAAAAGAGCTAAAGCTTCAGCTATCAAACGTTTGTCCAAAAAACTTAATAGAGAAAATATTAAGAGATTGAGGATGTATTAA
- the tsaD gene encoding tRNA (adenosine(37)-N6)-threonylcarbamoyltransferase complex transferase subunit TsaD — MRILGIETSCDDTGIAIFDEKLGLITNQLNSQSQLNIKYGGIVPELAARKHLNDIVPLIRLALYDINYNISTISAIAYTAGPGLISSLLVGATIGSSLAYSWNIPVIPINHMEAHLLTFMMKRFNNSIKFPFIGLLVSGKHTQIINAISMTNYKIIGTSIDDAAGEALDKTALLLGINPPGGAQLSKLAAKSINTKFVFPRPMIHHPNLNFSFSGLKTHAKKIVQNNKLNSKIKSDIARSFEDAIIDVLVFKCKKALIQTGYKRLVIAGGVSSNLRLRIKLQKMLETYSVDGNLYYADPEFCTDNGAMIAYLGFLKFKKGIFTSPKIQVNATWSISKSHIIS; from the coding sequence ATGCGAATCTTAGGAATTGAAACGTCATGCGACGATACAGGAATTGCTATTTTTGATGAAAAACTTGGATTAATCACTAATCAATTAAATAGTCAATCTCAATTAAATATAAAATATGGAGGGATTGTACCTGAATTAGCAGCGAGAAAACATTTAAATGACATTGTACCATTAATTCGTTTAGCATTATACGATATAAACTACAATATTTCTACTATTAGTGCTATAGCTTATACAGCTGGACCTGGACTTATTAGTTCTCTGTTAGTCGGTGCCACAATAGGAAGTTCTTTAGCTTATTCTTGGAATATTCCCGTTATACCTATAAATCATATGGAAGCTCACTTACTCACTTTTATGATGAAACGATTTAACAATTCTATTAAATTTCCGTTTATAGGATTATTAGTTTCAGGAAAGCATACTCAAATAATAAATGCTATTAGTATGACGAATTATAAAATTATAGGTACTTCTATTGATGATGCTGCTGGAGAAGCGTTAGATAAAACCGCTCTTTTACTTGGAATAAATCCTCCAGGAGGAGCTCAATTATCAAAATTAGCAGCAAAAAGTATAAATACTAAATTTGTTTTCCCTCGACCAATGATACACCATCCTAACTTAAATTTTAGTTTCTCTGGATTAAAAACACATGCAAAAAAAATAGTTCAAAATAATAAGCTTAACTCTAAAATAAAATCAGATATTGCTAGATCATTTGAAGATGCTATAATAGATGTACTGGTATTTAAATGTAAAAAAGCCCTTATCCAAACAGGATATAAAAGATTAGTTATAGCTGGAGGAGTTAGTTCTAATCTAAGATTAAGAATCAAATTGCAAAAAATGTTAGAAACTTATAGTGTAGATGGAAATTTATACTACGCAGATCCTGAGTTTTGTACAGATAATGGTGCTATGATTGCATATTTAGGTTTTTTAAAATTCAAAAAAGGAATTTTCACTTCACCAAAAATACAAGTTAATGCTACTTGGTCAATTTCAAAATCCCATATAATTTCATAA
- the rfaE1 gene encoding D-glycero-beta-D-manno-heptose-7-phosphate kinase: protein MKKKLLNFVNSPVLVIGDIILDKYWTTNNDCILDEFSTPIFKIFQYYEYVGGAANVAHNITTVGGKSILVGAVGQDESAKSIRNILKKTTVEYHPCIINNYITTTKLRIMSKKKQIVRLDCEENIKENFLLKFNNIINPLLKKVSVVILSDYNKGTLCFSSSIIKQAKKEKVLVLVDPKGNDYLKYLGATLLTPNLFEFESVVGKCSNRNDLINKGMDLLMHLKLSALLITQSKEGMTLLQINKKPVHFVTRAKKVVDVTGAGDTVIALIALGLSSGFTLEQSCYQANIAAGIVVQKPGTASLTLEELKNAI, encoded by the coding sequence ATGAAAAAAAAATTACTTAATTTTGTTAATTCTCCAGTTTTAGTAATTGGTGATATTATATTAGATAAATACTGGACAACAAACAATGATTGCATTTTAGATGAATTCTCTACTCCAATATTTAAAATATTTCAATATTATGAGTATGTTGGCGGTGCTGCTAATGTTGCACATAATATTACAACTGTTGGAGGAAAATCTATTCTTGTTGGAGCAGTAGGACAAGATGAATCAGCTAAAAGCATTAGAAATATACTAAAAAAAACTACAGTTGAATATCATCCTTGCATAATTAATAACTATATTACTACAACTAAGTTAAGAATTATGTCAAAAAAAAAGCAAATAGTAAGATTAGACTGCGAAGAAAATATAAAAGAAAATTTTTTATTAAAGTTCAATAATATAATTAATCCTTTATTAAAGAAAGTTTCTGTAGTTATTTTATCAGATTATAATAAAGGAACTTTATGTTTTTCTTCCTCTATTATTAAACAAGCTAAAAAAGAGAAAGTACTAGTTTTAGTAGACCCAAAGGGGAATGATTATTTAAAATATTTAGGAGCTACTTTATTAACTCCAAATTTGTTTGAGTTTGAGTCTGTTGTAGGAAAATGTTCGAATAGAAATGATTTAATTAACAAAGGAATGGATTTATTAATGCATTTAAAGCTTAGTGCTTTATTAATAACGCAGTCAAAAGAAGGGATGACTTTATTGCAAATAAATAAAAAACCGGTTCATTTTGTAACTCGAGCAAAAAAAGTAGTTGATGTAACTGGGGCTGGAGACACAGTAATTGCATTGATAGCTTTAGGATTATCGTCAGGATTTACATTAGAGCAATCGTGTTACCAAGCAAATATAGCAGCCGGAATAGTAGTTCAAAAACCAGGAACAGCTTCTTTAACTTTAGAAGAATTAAAAAATGCTATATAA
- a CDS encoding tRNA CCA-pyrophosphorylase (catalyzes the addition and repair of the 3'-terminal CCA sequence in tRNA; these proteins belong to the CCA-adding enzyme subfamily 2 which does not have phosphohydrolase activity) has protein sequence MKIYLVGGAIRNSFLNLPVTDKDWVVVGSTPEILIKKKFKQVGKDFPVFLHPITHEEYCLARTERKSGYGYKDFNIDYSQHVTLKEDLMRRDLTINAIAQDKNGKYIDPFNGFKDLKNRVLKHISSSFQEDPLRVLRVARFAASLSHLGFYIDKNTMKFMQKIVLSKEILFLTKDRIWKETEKAMKTNNPHVYFKILQNCLAFPILFPELNKIINTNFLKFYSYSFLPLSLEENLYTSLAYIAKKNNSSHLRLAYMFLTTSYYFPLDLIKNNHCLNKSLYINLVKKFCIRLNLPTKIKKLILVIIKYNVFLLNIEEKSSSSIISFLNTIDAWRNPNQISQITFLIKIYLQFIYKNYNIKFIKIKKNYLQKIYSIVCSPPIKLILKKGYKGKEIKISINNWRINELAKWKKNKNIKN, from the coding sequence ATGAAAATATATTTAGTGGGAGGTGCTATTCGTAATTCTTTTCTTAATTTGCCTGTTACAGACAAAGATTGGGTAGTAGTAGGAAGCACTCCTGAAATTCTAATAAAAAAAAAATTTAAACAAGTAGGAAAAGACTTCCCTGTATTCTTACATCCAATAACTCATGAAGAATACTGCTTAGCTAGAACAGAAAGAAAATCAGGATATGGATACAAGGATTTCAATATTGACTATTCTCAACATGTAACTTTAAAAGAAGATTTAATGAGAAGAGATTTAACTATTAACGCTATAGCTCAAGACAAAAATGGTAAATACATTGATCCATTTAACGGATTTAAAGATCTTAAAAACCGAGTATTAAAACATATTTCCTCTTCTTTTCAAGAAGACCCTCTAAGAGTTTTACGTGTTGCTAGATTTGCAGCATCTTTATCTCATTTAGGATTCTATATTGATAAAAATACTATGAAGTTTATGCAAAAAATAGTTTTAAGTAAGGAAATACTATTTCTTACTAAAGATAGAATCTGGAAAGAAACTGAAAAAGCTATGAAAACAAATAATCCTCATGTATATTTTAAAATTTTACAAAATTGCTTAGCTTTTCCAATTTTGTTTCCAGAATTAAATAAAATAATAAATACTAATTTTTTGAAATTTTATTCTTATTCTTTTCTACCATTGTCATTAGAAGAAAATTTATACACATCGTTAGCTTATATTGCTAAAAAAAATAATAGTTCACATCTTCGATTAGCCTATATGTTTTTAACTACTAGTTATTATTTTCCTCTCGATTTAATAAAAAATAATCATTGTCTGAATAAGAGCTTATATATTAATTTAGTAAAAAAATTTTGTATTAGATTAAATTTACCTACAAAAATAAAAAAACTAATTCTTGTGATAATTAAATATAATGTTTTCTTATTAAATATAGAAGAAAAATCTTCTTCGTCAATTATAAGTTTTTTAAATACTATTGATGCCTGGAGAAATCCTAATCAAATTAGTCAAATAACTTTTTTGATTAAAATATATCTACAATTCATTTATAAAAATTATAATATAAAATTTATCAAAATAAAAAAAAATTATCTACAAAAAATTTATTCTATTGTTTGTTCTCCTCCTATTAAACTTATATTAAAAAAAGGATATAAAGGAAAAGAAATAAAAATATCTATTAATAACTGGCGAATTAACGAATTAGCTAAATGGAAAAAAAATAAAAATATAAAAAATTAA
- the crr gene encoding PTS glucose transporter subunit IIA yields the protein MGLFSRFFSKKVDSKKLIDIIAPISGNVVGIEKVPDTVFSDKIVGDGVAIQPVENLIVSPVNGIIGKIFESMHAFSVESNDGIEMFVHFGIDTVQLKGRGFKQLAKEKQSVTIGDPILQFDLVLLKKIAKSVLTPVVISNMDDIKKLNKIYGEVIRGKTIIMTAEL from the coding sequence ATGGGTTTATTTTCTAGATTTTTTAGTAAAAAAGTTGATAGCAAAAAATTAATTGACATCATTGCTCCTATTTCTGGAAATGTAGTAGGTATTGAAAAAGTACCAGATACTGTTTTTTCTGATAAAATAGTTGGAGACGGTGTAGCTATTCAACCTGTTGAAAATCTTATAGTATCGCCAGTAAATGGAATAATTGGAAAAATATTTGAAAGTATGCATGCTTTTTCAGTAGAATCAAATGATGGAATTGAAATGTTTGTTCATTTTGGTATAGATACAGTACAGTTAAAGGGAAGAGGTTTTAAACAATTAGCAAAAGAAAAACAATCAGTAACAATAGGTGATCCTATTCTTCAGTTTGATTTAGTTTTACTGAAAAAAATTGCTAAATCTGTATTGACCCCAGTAGTTATTTCTAATATGGATGATATTAAAAAATTAAATAAAATTTATGGAGAAGTTATAAGAGGAAAAACAATTATTATGACTGCTGAACTGTAA
- the ptsI gene encoding phosphoenolpyruvate-protein phosphotransferase PtsI, which translates to MISGILASPGIAFGEALLINEDKFFINKEKIASKNILLEINKFLNARKKTFIQIKKIKNKIVKNAGKGKEDIFESHLMLLEDLELEKDIIFLIKEKLYSSDAAVLFVIEEQIKKLNIIQDNYLRNRAIDVKDVGDRLLKNLLDIEHVDLHSIDKEVILISKEITPSETAQIDLKKVLGFITDLGGANSHSSILARALEIPAIVGTTNITKKVKSGDFIILDGINNEVLINPSNIIVEDKKKIKRNYLHKRNLLNKFKNVKSVTTDGKRIKIGANINNINDINLAKKNGAECIGLYRTEFLFMGRNSFPSEEEQLQAYKLAIEKMNGKPIIIRTMDIGGDKDIPYMNIPKEENPFLGWRAIRIGIDRKDILRTQLRAIFRASNFGKIRIMFPMIISLEEVIILKSEIEYIKLQLINERKSFDPKIKLGIMIETPSAALISSFLAKEVDFFSIGTNDLTQYTLAVDRGNELISHLYNPLSLSVLKLIKKVVDAAHAEGKWISVCGELAGDIKGAKILIGMGVDELSMSAPFIPKIKKMILNSSFKDLKKMAIMALSIPTLKKLLDLTQ; encoded by the coding sequence ATGATTTCAGGTATCTTAGCTTCACCAGGTATTGCTTTTGGAGAAGCATTATTAATTAATGAAGATAAGTTTTTTATAAATAAAGAAAAAATTGCTTCTAAAAATATTTTATTAGAAATTAACAAGTTTTTAAACGCTCGTAAAAAAACGTTTATTCAGATAAAAAAAATAAAAAATAAAATAGTTAAAAATGCAGGAAAAGGAAAAGAAGATATTTTTGAAAGTCATTTAATGTTATTAGAAGATTTAGAATTAGAAAAAGATATTATATTTTTAATTAAAGAAAAACTGTATTCGTCAGATGCCGCTGTTCTTTTTGTTATAGAAGAACAGATAAAAAAATTAAATATTATTCAGGATAATTATTTAAGAAATAGAGCAATTGATGTCAAAGATGTTGGTGATAGATTACTTAAAAATTTGTTAGATATAGAGCATGTTGATTTACATAGCATTGATAAAGAAGTGATTTTAATTTCTAAAGAAATAACACCTTCAGAAACAGCACAAATAGATTTAAAAAAAGTATTAGGATTTATTACAGATTTAGGTGGAGCTAATTCTCATAGTTCAATTCTAGCTAGAGCTTTAGAAATTCCAGCTATTGTAGGAACTACAAATATAACAAAAAAAGTTAAATCAGGCGATTTTATAATATTAGATGGCATAAATAATGAAGTTTTAATAAATCCATCAAATATAATTGTTGAAGATAAAAAAAAGATAAAAAGAAATTATTTACATAAAAGAAATTTATTAAATAAATTTAAAAATGTTAAATCTGTAACTACAGATGGAAAAAGAATAAAAATTGGTGCAAATATTAATAATATCAATGATATTAATTTAGCAAAAAAAAATGGAGCAGAATGTATAGGATTATATAGAACTGAATTTTTATTTATGGGTAGAAATTCTTTTCCTTCTGAAGAAGAACAGTTGCAAGCATATAAATTAGCAATAGAGAAAATGAACGGAAAACCTATAATAATACGAACTATGGATATAGGTGGAGATAAAGATATTCCATATATGAATATTCCTAAAGAAGAAAATCCTTTCTTAGGATGGAGAGCTATTCGTATAGGTATTGATCGAAAAGATATTCTGCGTACTCAATTAAGAGCTATTTTTCGCGCTTCTAATTTTGGAAAAATTCGTATTATGTTTCCAATGATTATTTCTTTAGAAGAAGTGATTATATTAAAATCAGAAATAGAATATATAAAATTACAACTTATTAATGAAAGAAAATCATTTGATCCTAAAATAAAATTAGGGATCATGATAGAGACGCCTTCTGCTGCTTTAATATCTAGTTTTTTAGCTAAAGAAGTAGATTTTTTTAGTATTGGAACAAATGATTTAACGCAATATACTTTAGCTGTTGATAGAGGCAATGAGTTAATTTCTCATTTATATAATCCGCTTAGTTTGTCGGTTTTAAAATTAATTAAAAAAGTTGTAGATGCGGCTCATGCAGAGGGTAAATGGATTAGTGTTTGTGGAGAACTAGCAGGGGATATAAAAGGTGCTAAAATTCTTATAGGTATGGGGGTTGATGAATTAAGTATGAGTGCTCCGTTTATTCCTAAAATAAAAAAAATGATTTTAAATAGTTCGTTTAAAGATTTAAAAAAAATGGCTATTATGGCTTTGTCGATTCCTACTTTAAAAAAATTGTTAGATTTGACACAGTAA
- a CDS encoding HPr family phosphocarrier protein, whose translation MFKEEVKIMNVNGLHIRPAAKLVKCANAFISDIFISLDGKSVNAKSLFRLQTLSLTYGSIITVTAKGKDSKEAVKKIKKLIESL comes from the coding sequence ATGTTTAAAGAAGAAGTGAAAATTATGAATGTAAATGGATTGCATATTAGACCAGCTGCTAAACTTGTAAAATGTGCTAATGCATTTATTTCAGATATTTTTATTAGTTTAGATGGAAAGAGTGTTAATGCTAAGAGTTTATTTAGATTACAAACTTTATCTTTAACATATGGTAGTATTATAACTGTTACTGCAAAAGGGAAAGATAGTAAGGAAGCTGTAAAAAAAATTAAAAAATTAATAGAAAGTTTGTAG